In the Azospirillum humicireducens genome, CCCGGTCTACCACCCGGACACCGGGATCGTCGCCTGCCGCGAGCGGATGGGCCAGTTGATCGATGCCCGCAACCTGCTGGTCCACCATGTCCGCAGCGTCTACGGTTCCGGTGACTGGATGGCGAAGCGCGGCGGGCCTTCGGCCTGAGCTGACCTCAGCCTTCCAGCCCGATCGCCTCCTCGACGATCGCCTGGTCCAGCGTGGCGCCGTCCAGGACCGCACCGGTGAGGTCGGCCCCGGTCAGGTCGGCTTCGCTCAGATCGGCCCCGGTGAGGTCGGCCCCAGCCAGGTTGGCTCCGGCGAGATTGGCCTTGCGCAGGTCGGCCCTGCACAGCAGCGCCATGCCCAGCCGGGCCCGCTGAAGATTGGCGCGCCAGATGTGGCCGCTCATGGTCTGGATATGGACGGGGCCGAGCTGGACGCCGGTCAGGTTGGCGCCGGTCAGGGTGGCCCGCTCGAAATTCACGCCGCGCAGGTCGGCGTTCGACAGGTCGGCCTTGCGCATGTCGGCCAGCGACAGGTCGGCGATCGCCATCGCCGCACCGGTCAGCGAGGCGCCGCGCAAGGCGATGCATTGCAGGATTGCCGCGGACAGGTTGATGCCGTCCAGCTTCCGGCCCGACAGGTCGAGAGCAGAGAGGTCGGCGCGCTTGCCGGCCTTGCCGCCACTGTCGATCCAGGACAGATGCTCCACCAGAATGTCGCGCAGGTCGTCGTCGGGATTCTCCAGCGTCTTCGCCAGAACCGCCGCCTGGATGTTGGGGGAGCGCAGCTGAGCCGCGTCCAGAATGGCGCCGATCAGCGTGGCGCCGCTGAAATTGGTGCGGTTGATGGCGCAACCGGTCATCACCGCTCCCGACAGCCGGGCCCCCG is a window encoding:
- a CDS encoding pentapeptide repeat-containing protein, which produces MSSAQGFGSNSPRTKLTQSQLNAILLRHQAFRKSQPGGVRANLKMRDLSHLDLSGIDLSDADLSGAKLFSARLTGANLVNANLYAADLRLANLEKADLRRADLRGACLRGAVLSEATLVEVDLRDGTLLHYDSSGEMFSHQYEDSVLTSELTAATIRGADLSRAKVANAFVMQTDMTDAILRGTKFMRANLTGSNLTGCDLTDADLTEANLSGARLSGAVMTGCAINRTNFSGATLIGAILDAAQLRSPNIQAAVLAKTLENPDDDLRDILVEHLSWIDSGGKAGKRADLSALDLSGRKLDGINLSAAILQCIALRGASLTGAAMAIADLSLADMRKADLSNADLRGVNFERATLTGANLTGVQLGPVHIQTMSGHIWRANLQRARLGMALLCRADLRKANLAGANLAGADLTGADLSEADLTGADLTGAVLDGATLDQAIVEEAIGLEG